The nucleotide window CGCCCGCCGCTTCAGGCGTCACCGGGTGGAGGAGGCGCCCCGCGGGGCGGGCCCGCCGGGCGCCAGCAGCCCGGCCGCGACGAGGCGGTCGGCGGCCTCGCGCACCTCGTCGAACGCGAGGCCGCTGCGCTCGGCGACGGCCAGCAGGTCGTGCTCGCCGTCGCACAGGTTCAGGACCCAGAACACGGCCTCGTTCACGCGGTGGTTGCGTCCGCCTACGGAGAGGTCGGGGTAGAGGCCGCGCTCGCCCAGCCGGGGCTCGCCGTAGGGGCTCAGGTTGAGGAGCGTCTCGTTCCCGTCGAGGACGCGGCAGACGGCCTCGTAGGCGTCGAGGGTCCGCTGCACGGCGGAGAGGTCCATGAAGGCCTTGTCGTCGAGCGACGTGTGGTACTCGCGGTACGTGCCGTACCTCGCGCGCATCAGGCTGCCCACCGGGAGCCTGAAGCCGGGGGAGCAGAACTGGCGCTCGTCGCTGCCGACGGGCGTGAAGTCCATGACCGTCGGCCGGTCCGGCTCGTCCCAGCGCGACAGGACGTGCTCGGCGGCGCGGTTCGCCAGCGACGGGTCGCGCGAGCGCTTGTACGTGAGACCGCCGGGGCCGCCCGTGCAGGTGACCACGTAGCCGGCGACCACCGCGCGCCGCAGGTGCTCGCCGTGGGCGTGCAGGTACGCGAGCGCGCCGATCGTCTCGGGGGCCAGGACGAACCTGTAGGTCAGGCGCCGCCGCGGCCAGGCGGCCAGCCGGCGGTGGAGGAAGGCCAGCAGCAGGGGGCCGGAGAGCTCGTTGTTCGCCAGCGACGGGTGACAGGTGTACGAGGTGAGGAGCACCTCGTGGCCCGTCTCGCCCGGCAGGACGGCGTGGGAGTAGGTGAGGGAGCCGGGGAACAGCTCGGTGTCCACGACGACCTCGTACTCGCCCGGCGGCAGGGACGACCTCTCGCGCTCGCTGAGGCAGAAGCCCCAGCGCTCCTTGTAGTAGCTGGTCACGTACGGCACCGCGTCGGGCAGGTCGGGGAGGCTGTGCAGGTGGGCCTGCAGCTCGTCCAAGGTCATGCGGCCGCGGAACGG belongs to Trueperaceae bacterium and includes:
- a CDS encoding DUF4910 domain-containing protein: MSGPEEPGVGAPDEHGVGGPEEPAASATPAPDRAAELAAMEGLFDALWPLPRSLTGDGVRETHRLISSVMPLETFEVPSGTRVFDWTVPPEWRVNEAYVVAPDGRRVLDFAESNLRLVGYSAPFRGRMTLDELQAHLHSLPDLPDAVPYVTSYYKERWGFCLSERERSSLPPGEYEVVVDTELFPGSLTYSHAVLPGETGHEVLLTSYTCHPSLANNELSGPLLLAFLHRRLAAWPRRRLTYRFVLAPETIGALAYLHAHGEHLRRAVVAGYVVTCTGGPGGLTYKRSRDPSLANRAAEHVLSRWDEPDRPTVMDFTPVGSDERQFCSPGFRLPVGSLMRARYGTYREYHTSLDDKAFMDLSAVQRTLDAYEAVCRVLDGNETLLNLSPYGEPRLGERGLYPDLSVGGRNHRVNEAVFWVLNLCDGEHDLLAVAERSGLAFDEVREAADRLVAAGLLAPGGPAPRGASSTR